The following DNA comes from Camelina sativa cultivar DH55 chromosome 14, Cs, whole genome shotgun sequence.
TGTAGTGTGACACCGTTTAATTCGAATAATTAAGTATATAGTTTTGGGTAGttgtaatgttttataaaatttaataataatatttatctcTACTTGTGAAGGTTTGATGAGAGAGTAAGAGACTTACTTGACTTCAGTATCTACTTAGACATCAGCAACGAAGTCAAATTCGCTTGGAAAATTCAGGTGCGTGTCTTTGAATAATTCACCTACATTTGTACCAGCTATTCGAACGTTTTTGATTCATTGTATAATCCGAATGATCACAGAGGGACATGGCTGAAAGAGGTCACAGTTTGGAGAGCATCAAAGCGAGTATCGAAGCACGAAAGCCCGACTTCGATGCATTCATCGGTAAAAACTCTACTTTCTTGGTGTAATCCCcatgtcattttctttttgatcgGGTTTACCAAATCATCAATGGCTTATACAGACCCGCAAAAGCAGTACGCGGATGCGGTCATCGAAGTGCTTCCTACGCAGTTGATTCCAGATGACAATGAAGGGAAAGTGTTGAGAGTGAGATTGATAATGAAGGAAGGTGTGAAATACTTTAGCCCGGTTTACCTATTTGATGAAGGTTCaaccatctcttggatcccttGCGGCCGCAAACTCACCTGCTCGTACCCTGGCATCAAGTTCAACTACGAACCTGACTCCTACTTTGACCATGAGGTACACATTGcataatgacatatatattgtgagaaatcaatgaaaatgcATGTAATTGTCCCTAATCTTGCGGAGTAACCAAAAGTAAACCGTGTGACcgcataaatattatataaatgcaTATAGAATCACATAGTCATTCAGTTCTCATTCTCTAACCATAGGTTATGTTGTTCAtgttttatatttcatttcatGAGTTACCAACTAGACTATTTGCATATGGTCTTGTTTCTTAGCTCTGGTCTCTCGTTTTCTTTTNGTATATAGTTTTGGGTAGttgtaatgttttataaaatttaataataatatttatctcTACTTGTGAAGGTTTGATGAGAGAGTAAGAGACTTACTTGACTTCAGTATCTACTTAGACATCAGCAACGAAGTCAAATTCGCTTGGAAAATTCAGGTGCGTGTCTTTGAATAATTCACCTACATTTGTACCAGCTATTCGAACGTTTTTGATTCATTGTATAATCCGAATGATCACAGAGGGACATGGCTGAAAGAGGTCACAGTTTGGAGAGCATCAAAGCGAGTATCGAAGCACGAAAGCCCGACTTCGATGCATTCATCGGTAAAAACTCTACTTTCTTGGTGTAATCCCcatgtcattttctttttgatcgGGTTTACCAAATCATCAATGGCTTATACAGACCCGCAAAAGCAGTACGCGGATGCGGTCATCGAAGTGCTTCCTACGCAGTTGATTCCAGATGACAATGAAGGGAAAGTGTTGAGAGTGAGATTGATAATGAAGGAAGGTGTGAAATACTTTAGCCCGGTTTACCTATTTGATGAAGGTTCaaccatctcttggatcccttGCGGCCGCAAACTCACCTGCTCGTACCCTGGCATCAAGTTCAACTACGAACCTGACTCCTACTTTGACCATGAGGTACACATTGcataatgacatatatattgtgagaaatcaatgaaaatgcATGTAATTGTCCCTAATCTTGCGGAGTAACCAAAAGTAAACCGTGTGACcgcataaatattatataaatgcaTATAGAATCACATAGTCATTCAGTTCTCATTCTCTAACCATAGGTTATGTTGTTCAtgttttatatttcatttcatGAGTTACCAACTAGACTATTTGCATATGGTCTTGTTTCTTAGCTCTGGTctctcgttttctttttctcaggtATCAGTTTTGGAGATGGATGGGCAATTCGATAGACTGGACGAGCTGATTTACGTGGAGAGTCATCTGAGCAACCTGTCAACCAAATTCTATGGAGAAGTCACTCAACAAATGCTCAAGCATGCTGATTTCCCTGGTAGCAACAACGGGACTGGTCTATTCCAAACCATTGTTGGATTGAAGATCAGAGATCTTTACGAGCAGCTCATTGCCAACAAAGCCACTGCTCGTGCTGAAGCTGCTAAAGcctaaaaatacaaacaaagagATGCCAAATAGAACGCGTCGATAAATCCATCCgcagtttcttcttttcttatttctttctctctttctttctttcttaatcGGTNATCGAAGCACGAAAGCCCGACTTCGATGCATTCATCGGTAAAAACTCTACTTTCTTGGTGTAATCCCcatgtcattttctttttgatcgGGTTTACCAAATCATCAATGGCTTATACAGACCCGCAAAAGCAGTACGCGGATGCGGTCATCGAAGTGCTTCCTACGCAGTTGATTCCAGATGACAATGAAGGGAAAGTGTTGAGAGTGAGATTGATAATGAAGGAAGGTGTGAAATACTTTAGCCCGGTTTACCTATTTGATGAAGGTTCaaccatctcttggatcccttGCGGCCGCAAACTCACCTGCTCGTACCCTGGCATCAAGTTCAACTACGAACCTGACTCCTACTTTGACCATGAGGTACACATTGcataatgacatatatattgtgagaaatcaatgaaaatgcATGTAATTGTCCCTAATCTTGCGGAGTAACCAAAAGTAAACCGTGTGACcgcataaatattatataaatgcaTATAGAATCACATAGTCATTCAGTTCTCATTCTCTAACCATAGGTTATGTTGTTCAtgttttatatttcatttcatGAGTTACCAACTAGACTATTTGCATATGGTCTTGTTTCTTAGCTCTGGTctctcgttttctttttctcaggtATCAGTTTTGGAGATGGATGGGCAATTCGATAGACTGGACGAGCTGATTTACGTGGAGAGTCATCTGAGCAACCTGTCAACCAAATTCTATGGAGAAGTCACTCAACAAATGCTCAAGCATGCTGATTTCCCTGGTAGCAACAACGGGACTGGTCTATTCCAAACCATTGTTGGATTGAAGATCAGAGATCTTTACGAGCAGCTCATTGCCAACAAAGCCACTGCTCGTGCTGAAGCTGCTAAAGcctaaaaatacaaacaaagagATGCCAAATAGAACGCGTCGATAAATCCATCCgcagtttcttcttttcttatttctttctctctttctttctttcttaatcGGTTGTTTACCGCGGATTTTCATATGGCGAAAAGGACGGTCTTTGCTTGTTTGTAATTTGTGtgggagataaaaaaaagaaaagcatgtACTGTAGAGAAGTTAAATAGCAGAGCAAATAACAGTTCAGTTTATAGAACTCCCTTTATCTATCCAacaaagttttatatattttacaacatCAAAGTAGATTGAAACCAAGAATCAAACCTAACCAAAGAAGGGAAAGTTTCATCATATATTGAATCTCAAATAGATAAAATTGAGTTTGAGTTACAAATTACACAGTTTTAAACTTCCTTATAGATTTATATAAGAAAGCACAAAAGATATAcacacaaataataataatcccaTTCTCTTGCAATCACCAAGAACTACTACTTTGGGTACCAAAACATGCCTTTGATGCCTTCTGGATCAGCTTCAAACCCCAAGTTCTGATAGAAATCCACAACTGCAACAAAGGGACACATACTCAACAACTAAGAAAGAACAAATCCAGATACTTTGATTATACAATCGATATTTGTTACCTTGACTATCTGCAAAAAGAGATATGTTACCAATATCTCTCTGAAGTAGAGCCCTTACAAGTTTTTCAACAAGAGCTTTACCTAGCCCTTGACCCtgagaacaaacaaaaacactactaattaaaaatcaaacacaaagcAATTCACAGCTTCAAAGCAAAAACCATTTCCTAAAAGGTTACCTGATATTCAGGATCAACAAGAACATCCCAGATTGTAGCGTTAAAGGCATGATCCGACGTCGCACGTGCCATACCAATAAGCTTCTTCTCCTGCTGCTGCTCGCCATTATCGCTTCTGTGTCAAATAACTTCTCCAAAATCCGCTAAGATGTTCATCAAAACATCctcttggtatatatatatgtatacgtTGCTTATAGTGACTGAAGAAAAAGTGTTACTTAGTAATAAGCACCTGATGAACCTGAATCTGAAACTGATGATGACTTCATAACAGAATGCAATGTAGCAACCATATAACTATTCTTCAAAGCAGCAGCTAGTTTCACTAACGGTCTCCGTGGCCAtcctacctttttttttaatatatatccatCAGGTGAGAGATTGTTCAAGTAAAAGTAGTAACACCAATAAAAAGAGTAGTGTTTTATAACTACCTTGTCACAAAGACCTTGAAGATCATACACATCAATTTCACCACCTGAAGAAAATATAATCTCTTCAATCAACCCATCTTGAAGAGTCCTCTCAACTAAAGTAAACTCCACAGGCAACAatggttcttcttcatcatcgacTATAGAAGGTGGTTCAACAAGTTGGGTACTATTGTTATTCTTCACAAACCTACACgaattaatcaatcaatcaatggttttgttgttgtatcaGCTCTAGTTCTCATAAGAtcaaaaaagtatgaaactttGGTAATACCCAGATCGGATTGACTCCCAGAAATTGGCTCTGAGCCGTAAAGTCTTCAACTTTCTACTTCCTGAAGAACAGAATTGTAATCTCAGCTTGGATGTACTCAAAGAGAAAGACCCAAATCACAGTTTTTTGAATTCGAAGTagtgaaaactgaaaaattCAACAGATTGAAGGATAGGGTACCATGAGGAATCGGGTAACTGAGATTGGAGAGGAACAGAGAGTGATGATTCGACGAATATGAAGAAGTAGAATTGAAGAAAGATTGAGGAAGGCTATACAACAAAGGAGTAGAGGGATGTTAGTAACAACAATCATTTAAAAGACGAGAATTTGAATATTGCAAAGGTGGAACACTTACacagacgaagacgaagaaatTGGGATTAgtaacatttttgatttttgtggttGAGAGTGGAGAAATCAGACACAGAAGAGAAGAATTTTGAGTTTAGTTTAACGCCTTCCAATTGCAGCTTTTGGCTCTTGGTGTCCTcctctttttcttatttacgCTTTTACCCCTTTTTATACTTTTGTTGgatacatttttatttgacCAATTTGTTTGTAATAGTGGTTAGTTTGTATGAtttttctagtatttttttgCCATTATGTTATAATGAATGGAATCGATTCCGGTAAATGTTAACTTTGTTCATGATCTTTTCACCGATTCTGGTTGCATCagctgcaacaaaaaaaaatttcaaataccatataaaaccataaaaccatgagatttagaGGGTGTATTCAAGTtgacattatatataatttatgtaaaatttacaaattttatgttattcaatcattttttttttaaatccactgttattcaaaacagtttgtgtattttgattttaataatttttagagATTCTGAAGTATTTGAGataatttgtttagttaaaaatacagaaatctaatttcatggttttaggtgagatctgaaagaattttataataaatcatattaatttcccgaaaatcatcaaaatcatttaaaatctcatgaaaaCTCTAATCACTtggaatattagattgaatacaccccctaaaatcaaaattcacaaattgttttgaataacagtggattttaaaatatatttttaaatcattagttcaataacattgaatctcattaaaaaatttaaaatctatgattgaGTAAGAcatgatttgtaaattttacacaaatcatttaaaatgtcaaTTTGAATACACCCCTAACTTAATATACTATTTTGGGAGTGGAGTTAACTTTTTGATATGAATGAGAATGACAAACAGTTTATGTTGAGCTTGAAATTAACTGTATAAAAACTTGTTAATTTTAGGAAAGATTcctaaaaagaaagagaaaatgtaacaaaaaaagccaataaatgtaaaaatataaagtgCAGACCTTGTACTTTACAATCGTTTGATTCTCTTACATACATGTTTATGCatgatttaaataattgtttaatttgataaaatttaatACTTCCTTCTTCTAATACTTGTGTACTTCTTATGTCTCTTGAAATGATTTTGACatagtattataatttttgataacaaattaagggattagtataaataaagtatttatatattataggtaGAATTTTCTCAATATTACACATATGTAAacacttaaaatatttttgaaaataattcaaattttatgaatataCCAGTTTTTAcctaaaagttttaaatattattttttatttaggaGAACGttaaatatgtgtattttattgtgagttaaaatatcagatcaaaaatttaaaagataataatttaaaaactctTGTTGTGGAGTTATAAATATCAGatcaaaagtttaaaaaataatataaggaTAGCATCCAAGACCGTCATTGACGTGAGAAGGTTATTATGTTCTTACTTGTATGTAAAGAATAGCTTGGATGTAATGCTTTCAGACGATTTagatttttaatctctttttctaaacatccatgtaattttttttggacgGTCTTAGTCTTTTCAAATATTGAAAGATCTTGcgcaaaataataataataataataatttaagaatttgatttttatatcaaGTTAGTGTGTTGGTATCCCCTTACTTGTATTTTGTAACTTGATATTTcaactccatttttttttctatttcatatgtattttaatttaagaaagatgcaacaaaataaaaaataaaagaataattatagAATGGTAAATATATACACTGTTGAATTGATTGATACCATTTAGCTCATGATCACATATATTATCTGCAGTGCACGTAGTTTAGAAATACtgtaacaaaatatttcaatttttcttaatataaataGTTATTATGCAGCGAAACTAATCTAGCTAGTATGATTACTTGGAACTATTTAGGATATCTAAGTCTAGCTTTGTTTTGAGTGTTTTGcccaaaattttttaaaaaatatatatatatatatatatatttagtttttcttctcaattgatatattaaatttacataCTTTGTTTCCACTACAAATTGACaacatttacaaacaaaataaaaatacaagcattttacaatcatttttctttttgctttatcTTACATCGAAATAAACTGCTCCCACATTTAAATAACTCCCCGGCTTCTGAGACCACCAATCGTGTAATCGCCACGTCATTACTCCTCAGCCGACGACAGCCAGCAAACTCTGCCGGACGGCAGGAACAGAACACAATAATGATCCGAAGATTCCGGTGAGAGCATAAGCAATTGCACAGAAGGGAAGAGCCTCTGGCTCCTTAGCCGACAAAGCTGCTGTTCCAAGTCCATGAGCACTGCCcataaaaataagaaagttcATGTCTTTTGATCCTAAATGGCATCAATGGCTACTCAAAGAATGTTAACAGATGTTAATTCAAAATATGAAAGATCATTTGTAAAGGAGTCACCTTGAAGCAGTTGCAATGCCCCGAGCAATTGGATCACGTAAACGCAGTTTGTCAAGAACAACTTGTACAAAGTTAGCTCCAATAAGACCAGTCACAACGACTACAGCTGCTGTAAGAGACGAATTGGTTCCTGAAAATTGTCCAAGAGAGTCGTTAGGAATGttcttttaatgttttcagCGGGAGAAGAGTAAGAATAAGAATAGCATTCATACCTTCAAAGAGTGATACAATGCTAAGGGCTAATGCAACCGTGATGCAGCGAGGTAAGATAGATACcgttaaagatggttctaatcCGACCAAACGTCCAACAAGAGCAGTGGAGTAGAGCGAGAATACTGTCGAAACGATCACAGATGTGAAGATCTCAGCTGCGTGCCTCTTGACAAGCTGAACAAAGATGAGATGagacaacaaattaaaacaaaacagatcaCGGAAGCTGAGAAGCCTTTGTAATTTGTTGTACCTTTCTCTGTTTGAACATGGAGAAAGCGAAAGAGAGAATGACAGAGCCAAGAAATCCCATTAAGATGTCACCAGCACCCGGATCCGATGCTACTTTGGTAAGGTAGTTTCCTGTATCGCCATTTAAAGAATAGTGAACATCAAAGGCTTTTACTTTCTGTTTTTACGTCTCAATACTTTGTTTCATAAAGGTGACTTTACCTAAAACAGGATCAAGTCCAGATCCTGAAGCATACCCAAAAGCTAGAGCAGCAAGAACTGCAGATAACGCACAACATATGATCGGATGGAAAACTTTCTTGATAGCTGATGGCAACCTGGAACAAGAAAGATCGACAATGAGAATAAAACCTCGGAGAGTGAAGACTTGAATATTGAAGTGGAGCAAGAGGTTTTGATGTTTACCCCGTACCAACAATGTAACCAAGAACAgttgaagaaagaaggaaagggAGACAAGTTCTTGCACTTGTTCCCAATGAATTAGGGTAAAACAGAGCACCAACAAACGACACAACAAAGATCCCACTCCAACTCCACAGCTCAAGTGTTGAAAACGGGGATGGTTTTGCCATAGGCTCAGCTTCCGTCATTTCAGTTTTCACCATTTTCCTCACTGCAATAGCTGTGAACCCTGCTACACAAAGAGACGCCAACCATCCACCAGCTGTACAAACATTCGAATTGAACATTAACATCGATAGTATCAGTATc
Coding sequences within:
- the LOC104741802 gene encoding acetyltransferase NSI-like, with the protein product MLLIPISSSSSVLPQSFFNSTSSYSSNHHSLFLSNLSYPIPHGSRKLKTLRLRANFWESIRSGFVKNNNSTQLVEPPSIVDDEEEPLLPVEFTLVERTLQDGLIEEIIFSSGGEIDVYDLQGLCDKVGWPRRPLVKLAAALKNSYMVATLHSVMKSSSVSDSGSSGDNGEQQQEKKLIGMARATSDHAFNATIWDVLVDPEYQGQGLGKALVEKLVRALLQRDIGNISLFADSQVVDFYQNLGFEADPEGIKGMFWYPK
- the LOC104743714 gene encoding phosphoribulokinase, chloroplastic-like, with protein sequence SVIEARKPDFDAFIDPQKQYADAVIEVLPTQLIPDDNEGKVLRVRLIMKEGVKYFSPVYLFDEGSTISWIPCGRKLTCSYPGIKFNYEPDSYFDHEVSVLEMDGQFDRLDELIYVESHLSNLSTKFYGEVTQQMLKHADFPGSNNGTGLFQTIVGLKIRDLYEQLIANKATARAEAAKA
- the LOC104741803 gene encoding plastidal glycolate/glycerate translocator 1, chloroplastic, whose translation is MATLLATPLFSPLPFSPARTRLSCSKIRFGSKNGRILNSNGAQKLNLSKFSQSRRFLQMGSSKEMNFERKLSVQAMDDGTGTGTTSSTLSRNVFAITHLLVSLGIILAADYFLKQAFLAASIKFPSALFGMFCIFSVLMIFDSIVPAAANGLMNFFEPAFLFIQRWLPLFYVPSLVVLPLSVRDIPAASGVKICYIVAGGWLASLCVAGFTAIAVRKMVKTEMTEAEPMAKPSPFSTLELWSWSGIFVVSFVGALFYPNSLGTSARTCLPFLLSSTVLGYIVGTGLPSAIKKVFHPIICCALSAVLAALAFGYASGSGLDPVLGNYLTKVASDPGAGDILMGFLGSVILSFAFSMFKQRKLVKRHAAEIFTSVIVSTVFSLYSTALVGRLVGLEPSLTVSILPRCITVALALSIVSLFEGTNSSLTAAVVVVTGLIGANFVQVVLDKLRLRDPIARGIATASSAHGLGTAALSAKEPEALPFCAIAYALTGIFGSLLCSVPAVRQSLLAVVG